From a region of the Marasmius oreades isolate 03SP1 chromosome 7, whole genome shotgun sequence genome:
- a CDS encoding uncharacterized protein (BUSCO:EOG0926390Q), giving the protein MPDASDALARDIFGGSDSELSSDEDRVEVPSRSREGSSHPKGHRSITPSDGEASGDDDYVERDGAGPGPGKAVKKKGKKKKSVRIAEDSERRERKRKRSSTKKRDEYQDIDLDQLPPEQASKIRLNQKIEAALKSGRSRSSVSSRSKRKKNDEQILDSFADDEVARLRESMNAAVDEDARVRQEWIQNGGEKAPAMAKLKMLAEVVEVLRKSSLAQSIIDNNLLDAVKRWLEPLPDRSLPALNIQRELFALLRKMEFIDSTVLKESSLGPLVLFYTKCKRVQPDVRRTAEELISVWSRPIVKRSASFRDRVIPTALSSNSMDIDEGVGASQIIGASQRSSLNAIMAKAKEEERGRVRKNTVAIPQRSLGTYTLAPKANSGLLRGNNQSVDEDVQRRRKNAERLRMLTRKVKGGTS; this is encoded by the exons ATGCCAGAC GCTTCTGACGCACTCGCCCGTGATATCTTCGGAGGGTCTGATTCAGAACTTTCTTCTGACGAAGATCGTGTCGAAGTGCCCTCCCGCTCTCGTGAAGGCTCCAGTCATCCCAAAGGCCATCGTTCTATTACGCCCTCCGACGGGGAGGCCTCTGGCGACGATGACTATGTCGAGCGTGATGGTGCAGGACCTGGGCCCGGCAaagctgtcaagaagaagggaaagaagaagaagtcagTTAGGATCGCTGAGGATAGTGaaaggagagagaggaaaaggaaaagatctTCAACTAAAAAGAGGGACGAGTATCAGGACATTGATTTGGACCAGCTGCCTCCTGAGCAAG CCTCAAAGATTCGCCTCAACCAAAAAATTGAGGCGGCTCTCAAATCTGGTCGTTCTAGGTCCTCCGTTTCCTCTCGTTCAAAACGCAAAAAGAACGACGAACAGATTCTTGACTCATTCGCTGATGATGAAGTTGCCCGCCTCAGAGAAAGTATGAATGCTGCCGTTGATGAGGATGCCAGAGTTCGGCAAGAGTGGATACAAAATGGTGGAGAGAAGGCTCCGGCCATGGCCAAGTTGAAAATGTTGGCCGAAGTTGTTGAAGTGTTGAGAAA ATCTTCTCTCGCTCAGTCTATAATAGATAACAACCTTCTCGATGCTGTCAAGAGGTGGCTGGAGCCTCTTCCCGACCGCTCCCTTCCAGCACTGAACATACAAAGAGAGCTATTCGCGCTCTTAAGGAAAATGGAGTTCATCGATTCGACTGTATTGAAGGAAAGTAGCCTGGGACCGTTGGTTTTGTTTTATACAAAATGCAAAAGG GTCCAACCCGACGTTCGGCGAACTGCCGAGGAGCTCATTAGTGTATGGAGTCGACCAATCGTCAAGCGTTCGGCGAGCTTCCGCGACAGAGTTATCCCTACCGCCCTTTCTTCCAACTCTATGGACATTGATGAAGGGGTTGGAGCCAGTCAGATAATAGGTGCGAGTCAAAGGTCCAGCCTGAATGCAATTATGGCGAAAGccaaggaggaagagaggggCAGAGTGAGAAAGAACACAGTGGCGATTCCGCAGAGAAGCCTGG GTACTTATACTCTGGCGCCAAAGGCCAACTCTGGGCTACTACGTGGTAACAACCAGAGTGTCGACGAAGATGttcagagaaggagaaagaatgCCGAGAGGCTTAGAATGCTGACTAGGAAGGTCAAGGGTGGTACATCGTGA